One genomic segment of Lysobacter sp. 5GHs7-4 includes these proteins:
- a CDS encoding NUDIX hydrolase — MRRWPDEAERVQPFLDLLDDAEDPFRRERLAGHYTGGCWLVDRAGERVLLTHHRKLERWLQLGGHADGDRDLAAVTLREAEEESGLTDLTVEAHPFDLDRHWIPERREVPGHWHYDVRYVVRANGSEEYVVSEESLDLAWRRIDELLADPGSDESMRRMARKWLARERGV, encoded by the coding sequence CTGCGGCGCTGGCCCGACGAGGCCGAGCGCGTGCAGCCCTTCCTGGACCTGCTGGACGACGCCGAGGATCCGTTCCGCCGCGAGCGCCTGGCCGGCCACTACACCGGCGGCTGCTGGCTGGTCGACCGCGCCGGCGAGCGCGTGCTGCTGACCCACCACCGCAAGCTGGAGCGCTGGCTGCAACTGGGCGGCCACGCCGACGGCGACCGCGATCTGGCGGCGGTCACGCTGCGCGAGGCGGAGGAGGAGTCCGGACTCACCGATCTGACGGTGGAGGCGCATCCCTTCGATCTGGACCGGCATTGGATCCCGGAGCGGCGCGAGGTGCCGGGGCACTGGCATTACGATGTGCGTTACGTGGTGCGCGCCAACGGCAGCGAGGAGTACGTGGTCAGCGAGGAGTCGCTGGATCTGGCCTGGCGCCGCATCGACGAGTTGTTGGCCGATCCGGGCAGCGATGAGTCGATGCGACGGATGGCGCGCAAGTGGTTGGCGCGGGAGCGGGGCGTTTGA
- a CDS encoding amino acid permease, whose protein sequence is MSKGLFITKPVQAAPHVDAGEPVEGSLQGEVTLKRSLTSTQLVMLGIGAVIGAGIFVLSGHAAANHAGPAVVLSFIIAGVACALAGLCYAEFAAMLPVSGSAYSYSYATLGEFVAWFIGWNLVLEYMFAASTVAVGWSGYLNSFLEHFGLGLPASLAAAPLNVVDGAIVYTGGIVNLPAVAIIAAISGLCYVGITQSAFVNSIIVAIKIVVIAMFVGFAAKYVNPDNWVPFIPENQGPGKFGVDGVIRGASVVFFAYIGFDAVSTAAGEAKNPQRDMPIGILGSLVICTIIYIIVAGVLTGLLPYTELGTPKPVATALETYPALAWLKMVVELGAIAGLSSVILVMLMGQPRIFYTMSQDGLLPKFFAKVHPKFQTPYVGTVIVGVFAAVLAGFLPIGLLGEMVSMGTLLAFATVCIGVLILRSTRPDLPRPFRVPLAVVVCPLGALICLYLFSKPFAEHWKVMTSWTALGMLIYFFYGYRNSKLRKAG, encoded by the coding sequence ATGTCTAAGGGCCTATTCATCACCAAGCCGGTGCAAGCCGCGCCGCATGTCGACGCAGGGGAGCCGGTCGAGGGCAGCCTGCAGGGCGAAGTCACGCTGAAGCGATCGCTGACCTCGACGCAGCTGGTGATGCTGGGCATCGGCGCGGTCATCGGCGCCGGCATCTTCGTCCTGTCGGGCCACGCCGCGGCCAACCACGCCGGTCCGGCGGTGGTGCTGAGCTTCATCATCGCCGGCGTCGCCTGCGCCCTGGCCGGCCTGTGCTACGCCGAGTTCGCGGCGATGCTGCCGGTCTCGGGCAGCGCCTACTCCTATTCCTACGCCACCCTAGGCGAGTTCGTGGCCTGGTTCATCGGCTGGAACCTGGTGCTGGAGTACATGTTCGCCGCCTCCACCGTCGCGGTGGGCTGGTCGGGCTATCTCAACAGCTTCCTCGAACACTTCGGCTTGGGGCTACCCGCATCGCTAGCGGCGGCACCCCTGAACGTGGTCGACGGCGCCATCGTCTACACCGGCGGCATCGTCAACCTGCCGGCGGTGGCAATCATCGCCGCCATCAGCGGCCTGTGCTACGTGGGCATCACCCAGTCGGCGTTCGTGAACTCGATCATCGTGGCGATCAAGATCGTGGTGATCGCGATGTTCGTCGGCTTCGCCGCCAAGTACGTCAATCCGGACAACTGGGTACCGTTCATTCCCGAAAACCAAGGCCCCGGCAAGTTCGGCGTCGACGGCGTGATCCGCGGCGCGTCGGTGGTGTTCTTCGCCTACATCGGCTTCGACGCGGTCTCCACCGCCGCCGGCGAGGCCAAAAACCCGCAACGCGACATGCCGATCGGCATCCTCGGCTCGCTGGTGATCTGCACCATCATCTACATCATCGTCGCCGGCGTGCTGACCGGCCTGCTGCCCTACACCGAGCTGGGCACGCCCAAGCCGGTGGCGACCGCGCTGGAAACCTACCCGGCGCTGGCCTGGTTGAAGATGGTGGTCGAGCTGGGCGCGATCGCCGGTCTGAGCTCGGTGATCCTGGTCATGCTGATGGGCCAGCCGCGCATCTTCTACACCATGTCGCAGGACGGCCTGCTGCCGAAGTTCTTCGCCAAGGTGCACCCGAAGTTCCAGACCCCGTACGTGGGCACCGTGATCGTCGGCGTGTTCGCCGCGGTGCTGGCCGGCTTTCTGCCGATCGGCCTGCTCGGCGAAATGGTGTCGATGGGCACCCTGCTGGCCTTCGCCACCGTCTGCATCGGCGTGCTGATCCTGCGCAGCACCCGCCCGGACCTGCCGCGTCCGTTCCGCGTGCCGCTGGCGGTCGTCGTCTGCCCGCTGGGCGCGCTGATCTGCCTGTACCTGTTCTCCAAGCCCTTCGCCGAGCACTGGAAGGTCATGACCAGTTGGACCGCGCTGGGCATGCTGATCTACTTCTTCTACGGCTACCGCAACAGCAAGCTGCGCAAGGCGGGCTGA